From a single Oncorhynchus tshawytscha isolate Ot180627B linkage group LG29, Otsh_v2.0, whole genome shotgun sequence genomic region:
- the ptchd3a gene encoding patched domain-containing protein 3 isoform X2: MRWRHCVEKPFSIGFQKFGRFVGRHPWWFFICPLVISTALGTGFYYLEDMEANNIEDQFTPVNGPAKLERKFVEENFPLNNSVYSNQRLYTMGEFASFIAVSRDPNIFTDGAIKEILSLDKKVREIKLSRGHEQLTYEGLCARKSNKCIPNKILDIMNHYGSNIDQTELTFPFFRFGFTTIFLGYSVGGVNVSSTVIKSAKAIRLFYCLKEGNRSTTDLWLNEFLKVFPSNQSLNFITVTHSTSLSRQVEFEANTRDVIPLFSITYVIAIVFSIVSCLRFDCVRNKVWVATFGVLSAGLAVLSAFGMMLHIGVPFVMTVANSPFLILGIGVDDMFILISCWQQTNVHARVEDRLADTYKEAAISITITTLTDVLAFYIGLMTPFRSVQSFCLYTSTAILFCFLYSITFFGAFLVLNGRRENSNKHWLTCKEVPEDCPVGHSKWYDLCCVGGAYDRHTGAEEVQPMNHFFKKHYGPFLVKPWTKVCVILLYSVYLSISIYGCFQIQEGIDLRNLAADDSYVNRYYDDEKAYFYEYGPNIMVIIRGEFAYWEEKNMLDLESCVEDFKNLSFIEKDIFTSWLKSYKYYGYHTNLNLSVENVFKTNLSSFLRSYSDFKQDVNFTNNSIRASRFFIQTVNITTAIDEMNMLNNLRDTARRCSVPLLVYHPVFIYHDQYAVIVSNTVQNISVTTAVMLLISLLLIPNPLCCLWVTFSIASVIVGVTGFMALWDVNLDTISMIILVVCIGFSVDFSAHISYAFVSNKKPTANEKAVEALFHLGYPILQGALSTILGVIVLSASKNYIFRTFFKIMFLVIFFGLFHGITFIPVFLTFFDFFSSNSGNVSPQEKRALENEAMTNCQLKNIQEKAIDHDKQIYDNHTFLPDNQQLFPTQACPSVWTLTVNTHPTQSGQMCMASTVPMFRVDSQTYEVQMYTASNDAVTVNCNQNLGAGEHHCVIGNNQPPVSQECNAPFINCSDSADPVP; the protein is encoded by the exons ATGCGCTGGCGCC ACTGCGTTGAGAAGCCATTCTCCATTGGATTTCAGAAATTCGGCCGTTTCGTGGGAAGGCATCCTTGGTGGTTCTTTATCTGccccctggtcatctctacagcgCTCGGGACTGGGTTTTATTATCTTGAGGACATGGAGGCCAACAACATCGAGGACCAATTTACACCAGTAAACGGACCCGCAAAACTTGAGAGGAAATTTGTAGAAGAGAACTTTCCGCTGAATAACTCGGTGTATTCAAACCAGAGACTGTACACCATGGGGGAATTTGCATCCTTCATAGCGGTCTCAAGAGATCCCAACATCTTCACCGATGGAGCCATCAAAGAAATATTAAGTTTAGACAAGAAGGTCCGGGAAATAAAACTTTCGAGAGGTCATGAACAGCTTACATATGAAGGACTTTGCGCCAGAAAATCCAATAAATGTATTCCAAATAAAATATTAGATATCATGAATCATTATGGTAGCAACATTGACCAGACTGAACTCACCTTTCCATTTTTCCGTTTTGGATTCACAACAATATTTCTAGGATATTCTGTCGGTGGAGTTAATGTAAGCTCAACAGTCATAAAGAGTGCTAAAGCAATACGACTTTTTTATTGTCTGAAAGAAGGTAACCGCTCTACAACAGATCTGTGGCTAAACGAATTCCTCAAGGTTTTCCCCTCCAACCAGTCACTGAATTTCATCACG GTTACACATTCTACATCACTGTCCAGGCAGGTGGAATTCGAGGCCAACACCAGGGACGTTATCCCCTTGTTTTCCATCACATATGTTATCGCCATAGTCTTTTCCATTGTGTCTTGCTTAAG GTTTGATTGTGTGAGGAACAAGGTATGGGTGGCCACCTTTGGAGTATTATCTGCAGGGCTTGCGGTGCTGTCTGCCTTCGGGATGATGCTGCATATTGGAGTGCCTTTTGTAATGACTGTGGCTAACTCCCCCTTCTTGATATTGG GTATTGGTGTTGATGACATGTTCATCCTCATATCCTGCTGGCAGCAGACCAACGTTCACGCCCGGGTGGAAGACCGCTTAGCAGATACATACAAGGAGGCGGCCATTTCCattaccatcaccaccctgacggATGTGTTAGCGTTCTACATCGGGCTCATGACTCCATTCCGCTCTGTGCAATCCTTCTGCCTGTACACCAGCACGGCCATCTTGTTTTGCTTTCTTTACAGCATCACCTTCTTTGGGGCGTTCCTCGTACTGAATGGGAGGCGTGAGAACAGCAACAAGCACTGGTTGACGTGCAAGGAGGTCCCAGAGGATTGCCCCGTGGGTCACTCAAAATGGTACGACCTGTGCTGTGTGGGAGGAGCTTACGACCGCCATACTGGAGCAGAGGAAGTACAGCCTATGAATCACTTTTTTAAGAAGCACTACGGCCCTTTTCTGGTAAAGCCCTGGACCAAGGTGTGCGTGATCCTGCTCTATTCAGTCTATTTGTCCATCAGCATTTATGGATGCTTCCAGATACAGGAGGGTATTGACCTTCGCAATTTAGCTGCTGATGATTCATATGTGAATAGGTATTATGATGATGAAAAAGCCTACTTTTATGAGTATGGGCCAAATATCATGGTAATCATAAGGGGTGAATTTGCATACTGGGAGGAAAAGAATATGTTGGATCTTGAATCTTGTGTAGAGGACTTCAAAAACCTGTCCTTTATTGAGAAAGATATCTTTACATCCTGGCTGAAATCGTATAAATATTATGGGTACCATACAAATCTGAATTTGAGTGTTGAAAATGTTTTCAAGACAAACTTAAGTTCGTTTCTGAGATCCTACTCTGACTTCAAGCAAGATGTAAATTTCACAAATAATTCCATCCGTGCCTCACGCTTCTTCATCCAGACTGTCAATATCACTACTGCCATTGATGAAATGAACATGTTAAACAATCTGCGAGATACTGCTAGGAGATGCTCTGTCCCTCTACTGGTATACCACCCTGTCTTTATATACCATGATCAGTACGCTGTCATAGTGAGTAACACCGTTCAGAATATCTCCGTCACCACAGCAGTCATGTTATTGATCTCCCTCCTACTGATTCCAAACCCTCTCTGTTGTCTGTGGGTGACGTTCTCCATCGCTTCTGTCATTGTGGGCGTCACTGGTTTCATGGCATTGTGGGATGTTAATTTAGACACCATATCCATGATCATTCTTGTTGTCTGCATTGGATTCTCCGTGGACTTCTCTGCACACATTTCCTATGCCTTTGTTTCCAATAAGAAGCCAACTGCAAACGAGAAAGCCGTGGAAGCGCTGTTCCATTTGGGATATCCCATACTTCAGGGTGCTTTGTCAACCATACTGGGCGTGATAGTGCTGTCTGCTTCCAAGAACTACATCTTCAGAACCTTCTTCAAGATCATGTTCCTTGTCATCTTTTTTGGACTGTTCCATGGCATAACTTTTATCCCTGTCTTTTTGACATTCTTTGACTTTTTCAGCAGCAACTCAGGCAATGTCAGCCCTCAGGAGAAAAGGGCGCTGGAAAACGAAGCCATGACCAACTGCCAGCTCAAAAACATCCAAGAGAAAGCCATTGATCACGACAAGCAAATCTATGACAATCACACCTTCCTGCCAGACAATCAACAATTATTCCCAACACAGGCCTGTCCCtcagtctggacactgactgtcaACACCCATCCCACCCAAAGTGGTCAGATGTGCATGGCAAGCACAGTTCCCATGTTCAGAGTTGATAGTCAAACATATGAAGTTCAGATGTACACAGCTAGTAATGACGCTGTCACGGTCAATTGCAACCAAAATCTGGGGGCTGGTGAACATCATTGTGTGATTGGAAATAACCAACCACCAGTTTCGCAGGAGTGTAATGCCCCGTTTATCAATTGCTCCGATTCTGCAGATCCTGTTCCTTGA
- the ptchd3a gene encoding patched domain-containing protein 3 isoform X1 encodes MPVFNMAGCRTDCVEKPFSIGFQKFGRFVGRHPWWFFICPLVISTALGTGFYYLEDMEANNIEDQFTPVNGPAKLERKFVEENFPLNNSVYSNQRLYTMGEFASFIAVSRDPNIFTDGAIKEILSLDKKVREIKLSRGHEQLTYEGLCARKSNKCIPNKILDIMNHYGSNIDQTELTFPFFRFGFTTIFLGYSVGGVNVSSTVIKSAKAIRLFYCLKEGNRSTTDLWLNEFLKVFPSNQSLNFITVTHSTSLSRQVEFEANTRDVIPLFSITYVIAIVFSIVSCLRFDCVRNKVWVATFGVLSAGLAVLSAFGMMLHIGVPFVMTVANSPFLILGIGVDDMFILISCWQQTNVHARVEDRLADTYKEAAISITITTLTDVLAFYIGLMTPFRSVQSFCLYTSTAILFCFLYSITFFGAFLVLNGRRENSNKHWLTCKEVPEDCPVGHSKWYDLCCVGGAYDRHTGAEEVQPMNHFFKKHYGPFLVKPWTKVCVILLYSVYLSISIYGCFQIQEGIDLRNLAADDSYVNRYYDDEKAYFYEYGPNIMVIIRGEFAYWEEKNMLDLESCVEDFKNLSFIEKDIFTSWLKSYKYYGYHTNLNLSVENVFKTNLSSFLRSYSDFKQDVNFTNNSIRASRFFIQTVNITTAIDEMNMLNNLRDTARRCSVPLLVYHPVFIYHDQYAVIVSNTVQNISVTTAVMLLISLLLIPNPLCCLWVTFSIASVIVGVTGFMALWDVNLDTISMIILVVCIGFSVDFSAHISYAFVSNKKPTANEKAVEALFHLGYPILQGALSTILGVIVLSASKNYIFRTFFKIMFLVIFFGLFHGITFIPVFLTFFDFFSSNSGNVSPQEKRALENEAMTNCQLKNIQEKAIDHDKQIYDNHTFLPDNQQLFPTQACPSVWTLTVNTHPTQSGQMCMASTVPMFRVDSQTYEVQMYTASNDAVTVNCNQNLGAGEHHCVIGNNQPPVSQECNAPFINCSDSADPVP; translated from the exons ATGCCGGTATTTAATATGGCTGGGTGTCGGACAGACTGCGTTGAGAAGCCATTCTCCATTGGATTTCAGAAATTCGGCCGTTTCGTGGGAAGGCATCCTTGGTGGTTCTTTATCTGccccctggtcatctctacagcgCTCGGGACTGGGTTTTATTATCTTGAGGACATGGAGGCCAACAACATCGAGGACCAATTTACACCAGTAAACGGACCCGCAAAACTTGAGAGGAAATTTGTAGAAGAGAACTTTCCGCTGAATAACTCGGTGTATTCAAACCAGAGACTGTACACCATGGGGGAATTTGCATCCTTCATAGCGGTCTCAAGAGATCCCAACATCTTCACCGATGGAGCCATCAAAGAAATATTAAGTTTAGACAAGAAGGTCCGGGAAATAAAACTTTCGAGAGGTCATGAACAGCTTACATATGAAGGACTTTGCGCCAGAAAATCCAATAAATGTATTCCAAATAAAATATTAGATATCATGAATCATTATGGTAGCAACATTGACCAGACTGAACTCACCTTTCCATTTTTCCGTTTTGGATTCACAACAATATTTCTAGGATATTCTGTCGGTGGAGTTAATGTAAGCTCAACAGTCATAAAGAGTGCTAAAGCAATACGACTTTTTTATTGTCTGAAAGAAGGTAACCGCTCTACAACAGATCTGTGGCTAAACGAATTCCTCAAGGTTTTCCCCTCCAACCAGTCACTGAATTTCATCACG GTTACACATTCTACATCACTGTCCAGGCAGGTGGAATTCGAGGCCAACACCAGGGACGTTATCCCCTTGTTTTCCATCACATATGTTATCGCCATAGTCTTTTCCATTGTGTCTTGCTTAAG GTTTGATTGTGTGAGGAACAAGGTATGGGTGGCCACCTTTGGAGTATTATCTGCAGGGCTTGCGGTGCTGTCTGCCTTCGGGATGATGCTGCATATTGGAGTGCCTTTTGTAATGACTGTGGCTAACTCCCCCTTCTTGATATTGG GTATTGGTGTTGATGACATGTTCATCCTCATATCCTGCTGGCAGCAGACCAACGTTCACGCCCGGGTGGAAGACCGCTTAGCAGATACATACAAGGAGGCGGCCATTTCCattaccatcaccaccctgacggATGTGTTAGCGTTCTACATCGGGCTCATGACTCCATTCCGCTCTGTGCAATCCTTCTGCCTGTACACCAGCACGGCCATCTTGTTTTGCTTTCTTTACAGCATCACCTTCTTTGGGGCGTTCCTCGTACTGAATGGGAGGCGTGAGAACAGCAACAAGCACTGGTTGACGTGCAAGGAGGTCCCAGAGGATTGCCCCGTGGGTCACTCAAAATGGTACGACCTGTGCTGTGTGGGAGGAGCTTACGACCGCCATACTGGAGCAGAGGAAGTACAGCCTATGAATCACTTTTTTAAGAAGCACTACGGCCCTTTTCTGGTAAAGCCCTGGACCAAGGTGTGCGTGATCCTGCTCTATTCAGTCTATTTGTCCATCAGCATTTATGGATGCTTCCAGATACAGGAGGGTATTGACCTTCGCAATTTAGCTGCTGATGATTCATATGTGAATAGGTATTATGATGATGAAAAAGCCTACTTTTATGAGTATGGGCCAAATATCATGGTAATCATAAGGGGTGAATTTGCATACTGGGAGGAAAAGAATATGTTGGATCTTGAATCTTGTGTAGAGGACTTCAAAAACCTGTCCTTTATTGAGAAAGATATCTTTACATCCTGGCTGAAATCGTATAAATATTATGGGTACCATACAAATCTGAATTTGAGTGTTGAAAATGTTTTCAAGACAAACTTAAGTTCGTTTCTGAGATCCTACTCTGACTTCAAGCAAGATGTAAATTTCACAAATAATTCCATCCGTGCCTCACGCTTCTTCATCCAGACTGTCAATATCACTACTGCCATTGATGAAATGAACATGTTAAACAATCTGCGAGATACTGCTAGGAGATGCTCTGTCCCTCTACTGGTATACCACCCTGTCTTTATATACCATGATCAGTACGCTGTCATAGTGAGTAACACCGTTCAGAATATCTCCGTCACCACAGCAGTCATGTTATTGATCTCCCTCCTACTGATTCCAAACCCTCTCTGTTGTCTGTGGGTGACGTTCTCCATCGCTTCTGTCATTGTGGGCGTCACTGGTTTCATGGCATTGTGGGATGTTAATTTAGACACCATATCCATGATCATTCTTGTTGTCTGCATTGGATTCTCCGTGGACTTCTCTGCACACATTTCCTATGCCTTTGTTTCCAATAAGAAGCCAACTGCAAACGAGAAAGCCGTGGAAGCGCTGTTCCATTTGGGATATCCCATACTTCAGGGTGCTTTGTCAACCATACTGGGCGTGATAGTGCTGTCTGCTTCCAAGAACTACATCTTCAGAACCTTCTTCAAGATCATGTTCCTTGTCATCTTTTTTGGACTGTTCCATGGCATAACTTTTATCCCTGTCTTTTTGACATTCTTTGACTTTTTCAGCAGCAACTCAGGCAATGTCAGCCCTCAGGAGAAAAGGGCGCTGGAAAACGAAGCCATGACCAACTGCCAGCTCAAAAACATCCAAGAGAAAGCCATTGATCACGACAAGCAAATCTATGACAATCACACCTTCCTGCCAGACAATCAACAATTATTCCCAACACAGGCCTGTCCCtcagtctggacactgactgtcaACACCCATCCCACCCAAAGTGGTCAGATGTGCATGGCAAGCACAGTTCCCATGTTCAGAGTTGATAGTCAAACATATGAAGTTCAGATGTACACAGCTAGTAATGACGCTGTCACGGTCAATTGCAACCAAAATCTGGGGGCTGGTGAACATCATTGTGTGATTGGAAATAACCAACCACCAGTTTCGCAGGAGTGTAATGCCCCGTTTATCAATTGCTCCGATTCTGCAGATCCTGTTCCTTGA